A portion of the Fundulus heteroclitus isolate FHET01 unplaced genomic scaffold, MU-UCD_Fhet_4.1 scaffold_211, whole genome shotgun sequence genome contains these proteins:
- the LOC118559057 gene encoding butyrophilin subfamily 1 member A1-like, translating into MYFCLCFVLGVLSSKGCFSANPQPEQILAFAGGNAILPCSLKNPSSDEVPTVEWSKEGLQPNVVFLYRNGFETFEMKNVAFEFRTNLFMREVTNGNVSLRISSVRPSDAGIYRCLIIHANQRRETTEVQLVVATVSDPKLSVEYDENQRVTVTCEATCWLPAPQMVIVDENENNITDSVEIRGGGTTECYTVWQRATVQSHTNRVVCIVQQPQTNQSRTTEILLPGHWLRSDFHITVISVEVTLFCLFGLFVLCIWCACSIYAERTQPRPRIVLDQELTGVTSETTPFLNPQSNADGADNTANKTIENLQKQVAHLRSENWEKDEIILKLFVKITSKNAVTRHDCPRRSRESTLDYPQYLRSSDDNMETGELPTDPVTEQGALKHSKPGNVSKRNGQKHEDQNGSSRLGPCRTKRRTRRLNSSPAGLISSSSAAEASRNENNYSSPRWDSQTNPGQNNHLVRRRHSLGLVPSFLSKHGYVPLPHLLEH; encoded by the exons ATGtatttttgtctttgctttgtGCTGGGAGTGCTTTCGTCAAAAG GTTGTTTCTCTGCAAATCCTCAGCCTGAGCAGATTTTGGCCTTTGCCGGTGGGAACGCCATCCTGCCCTGTAGTCTGAAAAACCCCAGCAGCGATGAAGTGCCAACGGTGGAGTGGTCCAAGGAAGGCCTGCAGCCGAACGTGGTCTTCTTGTACCGCAACGGCTTTGAGACCTTCGAGATGAAGAATGTGGCCTTTGAGTTCCGGACCAACCTGTTCATGAGAGAGGTGACGAACGGGAATGTCTCGCTGAGGATCTCCAGCGTGAGGCCGTCGGATGCTGGGATCTACCGATGTTTGATCATCCACGCGAACCAGAGGAGGGAGACTACAGAAGTGCAGCTGGTTGTTG CGACTGTGTCTGACCCGAAGCTTTCCGTGGAGTATGATGAAAACCAGAGAGTGACGGTGACCTGTGAGGCTACCTGCTGGCTGCCAGCCCCACAGATGGTGATTGTGGACGAAAACGAGAACAACATCACTGATAGCGTGGAGATAAGAGGAGGGGGAACCACGGAGTGTTACACAGTGTGGCAACGAGCCACAGTGCAAAGTCATACAAACAG AGTTGTCTGCATAGTCCAGCAGCCGCAGACGAACCAGAGCAGGACGACAGAGATTCTCCTTCCAG GTCACTGGTTGAGGTCCGACTTCCACATTACCGTCATCTCTGTTGAAGTGACTTTATTTTGCCTTTTCGGGCTGTTCGTCTTGTGCATCTGGTGTGCATGCTCCATATATG CTGAGCGGACGCAGCCAAGGCCAAGGATTGTGCTGGACCAAGAATTAACGGGTGTCACCAGTGAAACCACACCGTTCCTGAATCCACAAAGTAACGCTGACGGGGCGGACAATACAGCAAATAAGACCATTGAGAATCTGCAAAAACAGGTGGCCCATCTCAGGTCAGAGAACTGGGAGAAAGATGAGATTATCCTGAAATTGTTTGTGAAAATCACATCCAAGAATGCTGTCACACGACACGACTGTCCGCGGAGATCCCGAGAATCCACGCTGGATTACCCACAATACCTCAGATCTTCAGATGACAACATGGAGACCGGAGAGTTACCCACTGATCCTGTGACAGAACAAGGTGCTTTAAAACATTCAAAGCCGGGTAATGTTTCCAAAAGGAACGGTCAAAAACATGAGGACCAAAATGGGAGCAGCCGTCTTGGTCCTTGCCGGACAAAACGCAGAACTCGCCGTCTTAACAGCAGTCCAGCTGGGCTTATTTCTTCTTCCTCAGCAGCTGAAGCCTCCAGGAATGAGAACAATTATTCCAGCCCCAGATGGGATTCCCAGACCAACCCTGGTCAGAACAACCACCTGGTTCGACGCAGACACTCCTTAGGGCTTGTTCCGTCTTTTCTGTCCAAACACGGTTACGTTCCTCTGCCTCATTTATTGGAGCATTGA